Part of the Cynocephalus volans isolate mCynVol1 chromosome 11, mCynVol1.pri, whole genome shotgun sequence genome is shown below.
ATATACTATTTACTGGAATCTCTGGGAAAAGTCCAGAAAAAATGGAGTGGATGTTAATTAAGAGGCATCAGTCTATAGTGGTGCTTTATACAAACTCTTTGGGTTGCTGCGGAAGGAGGGACTCAGCAAATTTCCCTCCTTCCTGAGCAAGACAATATCAACTTTCTCAAGAATTTGTAGCAGGACTAATTTGCAAACTAAAGGCCTAAATGGCTCAgaagattttcattcttttaaggaACAGATTTGTACTTCCTAGTTCTCTTCGGAGAAGTAAGAGAAGCTAAATTCTACTGTCCTTCAAGCTCCTTGGATCTTTCTAACATAAAGTAAGATCCAAGGCAAAATCAAATTTAGCTAATTAGATTAAATTAACAAGGGAAAAGTCAGGCTTGCCCCTGTTTGGCTAGAAATCTCCACCCTTCCGGATTTTCTCAGAGATGAGGGATTCCCTCTCTCCAAAGGACTTGCTGGTTGTCTGAGtgggggtctctctctctctctctctctctctctctctctctctctctctctctctctctctctctctctctctctcctctctctctctctctctctaattagGGCATTAGGGCCTCGGTGAATAGCTTGAGATTCCGATGTCATCTTCTATTAATAAAGAACAATTAGTGCCCTGCCTCTCCTGCCCCAGGGACCATGAATTAAAGGAGATGAAGTAAGTGCCACTGGGCAAAGTGGCCCCTAACCAAAGCTCCCACCCCAGTGTAGCAAGGGCAAGTGCAAAGGCACAGTCCACTGCCAAAGGTTGGCAAACCCTGGGGCTGTACCTGCTGCCCTCACATAAACCAGCCTGGTGGTGTCTGTAGTGAGCTGCTGATTATTTTCTCTACATCCAGTGGCCCTGGCATGAACCCCTTAGGGGCAAGTGCAGTTGCACTGGGCTCCCCAATCCCCATTCTCCCTGTGGTGCCCCAGAATGGATTCATCCTCTTCAGTTAGATCAGCCGGCTGAGAACCCCAGGAGAGAGCCTAGCAGAGGGCTGGGGGAGCACCTGTTCATCCTGCATGTCTTCCCCAGAAAACTCTTGACTCAGAGCAGCACTCTTAGTTCCCACGAtcacactagctgtgtgaccttggacaaatcacttaactGGCTGGACACGTCCTCTACCATTGATCACCAACATCAGACACCATACCAGGCACTGgagactgaaagagaaaaacaggcaaGATCTGTGCTCTGAGGTGTCCATTCTTTGGCTGGGTATCTGGGGTGCTCATGGTAATAGATTAGGGTTGCCACAAGGTCCCTTAAAACAGAATGGTCTCCCGTGGCCTGAGTTTCCTGCTTGCTGAGATTCCTAGCTGGGACTGGCTAGGGCATGGAAAGTTAGAGCAGTTAAGGTCCTTAGGCTACTCCAAAATTAGCCAGGGTTTTCTGAAACCCCTTTTCCCCAGTGGCTGGCACTCACAAGAAGAGCTTCTGTCCTGCTCAGAGTTAGACTATGATCTGCAGGGCCTGTCACCATCCTCACTAGGGGGATAAGAAGTGGGGCAGGCTACCAACGACGAGAAGTTGATGGGTTAAGTGTAAGAGATTGATAAATGATAGGTGTGTTCCACAAAGCAAGGGAGAATGTGTGCTCTCAGCCTATTGCCTgcgtttttttaattaaaaagaaggcTGGTGGAAGACAGACAGGTGGCTTGAGATACCACTAGGCCTCTCCAGAGGGCCTGACCTGCGGGTTCCTTCAGTTGGCAGGGGGGCTGGATGCCTGGATGGTCTAGCATACAGGGAATGGGCGGCTGGATGAATACCCTGACCTAGAGAGGCATAGGCCAGCTCAGCTGTGGAAAGTGATTCCCACCCTACAGCTGCTTTTCGCCAAGATCAGGGATTCAGTTTTTCAACACTCTTGCCAACTGTGTTCCTGATTAACTTTGGGCTGGTGACCACAGCCTCTGCCCCCTCTAGACAGACTGGGGTTGAACACTgaagggttgtttttttttttttttccttcggtATTTAGGAAAACCTCCTTCAGGATCTATAATTCGGCTTCCACAAAGGAACTGCCCTGGGGCTGTTTTGCTCCAACTGGGAGCCAGAAACTAATGGGCTCATTAACTAATGGGCAACAAGGATTTGGCTCTGCCTGTTTGGGAGAAGTCACTACAGTGCCCTGGTTATGAATGTGTTTTTTGCCACAACCTAAATAAAGcgctgtctctgcctctccctctcttctttcagAATGAAAGGGCGCATGTTGGGCAATGCACCCTCTTGCAGCCACACTTTGGATGGCGAAGGAACTCTGTGGAACCTTCCTCTGGGCTGCCGAGGCCGGGGCTGcgcgggggtggggggcggagGAGGGAAGGGGCGCACCTGAGTTGTAATTGACGATGTCCACTCCCAGCGCCGGACTCTTCCGCTTCCGAGGCCGCCCCTTCTGCACGGTGCCGGTGCCATTGAAGTAAGGCAGGGCCAAGCCGCCGCTTTTGGCCGCCAGCTCGGTGTAGCTCAGCTGCGGCGGATACTCCCCTTGCAAGAGGGTCTCGAAGTGGGCGCGGCAGTACACCAGGCTGTCCTTCATGCCGAAATGGTCGCCCGTGGTCAGAGTCTTGTTGCAGGTGGAGCAGGTGAAGCAGCTCAGGTGGTAGACAGAGTCTCGGGCGCGCATGACCATCTCGGAGGCGGAGATGCCAAGGTGGCAGCGGGCACATCTCTGCACAGAGAACCTTCTGGAAGGAAACTGTCCAGTCAGGGTACTGGTTGAAGCAAGTCAGGGCCATGTCCCACCCGCGACACCTGGACGTGGTCTGTAGTGGCCCAAGTCTGAGACCTAGGAGGGATTCGGGAGGACGGGACACGGTGCCCACtttgacattaattttatttgcaCATTGACCTGATGAACCAGGACAAGGAATCCTTACATTAAAGTCGGAAGAATCGGGCaactaagtctcagtttctttctctgtaaagaaaggttaaaaggaaaaaaaggagctggcgggttagctcacaGTGTCATAACACTAGGGTCAAAGGTTCGGACCCCTGTGCCAGCTAGCCGCcaaaaaaggaaggggaaaaaaaaaaaaaaaaaaaaaagcaaagaaaccaaCCTTTCCTTGCTAACTCACAGCGCTAGAATATTAATCGATTACAAAATATTctatgaatgaaggaaggaattgTTCCgaatgtgtgcgtgtgcacgaaAGCATCATTCAGACAGAACAGCCCCAGAAAATGACAATTCTGTATAGGAAAGGTTATTCCTTTTTAGCCGCCTCGATTGCTTCAGCTGAGAGCCGAGCTAGGTCAGCTGCGCATAATTCTGTCCTTCCCAGTCCAGGGACAGAACCGGGAAGAACCAACAAACACGCCTGCCGCTGAGTTTTCTCTCCAAGCCAGCGGACACGGTTCTACCGAACCGTCAAGGGAACACTGAACTGAGTGGCTTGGGTTTTGCAACGGCGTTTATTCCTTTTCACAGTCATTTACAAGGTCTCCTGCCACCCACTCGAACACCTAACACCTGGTTGCTGCTGCCCGGGCCACCAGTTCAGTTCCAAGGCGTGGAACTCGCCCGGTTCGTAGTAAgcggaaaaaaacaaacaaaaaaacaccaaatacaaaacaaaaaaccacacacataAAACGCTCACGTCTCCGCTAACGGAGACACGTCCGTGTATTCTTTCCGGGACTTCCCCGGGTTCGGCCCACGGAGCTGCGAAGTGCAGGGAGCGCTGCAGGCCTTGGGTGTCCCTCCCACCGTCCGAGGCATTGAGCTCGAAGGCGTATGCAGCGGACTCCCCTGGTCTTGGGAATGATAACCGTACACCGAAGGGGCAAAAGTgggattgggggtgggaggaagaggggcagACTCTGGTCTAGGCCAGGAGGCCCTGCCAGGGGTACCGAGGCGTGAGAAGTGGAGAGCGGGGGCTACCTGTAGTAATCCTCCTTGCAGTAAATGCTACCGTCCTTGGCGAAGCAGGTGAGCTCGGACTCGAGGGCCAGCTTACATTCGCAGCACTTCAGGCACCTCAGGTGCCACTGCTTGTCCACGGCCAGCAGGTAGTATCTGTCCGAGATCTTGCCGCCGCAGCCGGCGCACAGAGCCGGCTTCTCGGGGCTGAGCGGGGGCATGCCCTGCAAGGCAAGCACAGCGCACGGCTGGGACGGCGCGCGGCGGCGCTGCACAGAGCCGGCTTCTCGGGGCTGAGCGGCGGCATGCCCTGCAAGGCAGGCACTCCGCAAGGCTGGGAGGGCGCGCGGCGGCGCTGCACAGCGCGGGCTTCCTCCCGGGCAGCGGAGCCCCGAGCGCGCGGCGAGCGGGCGAGGGCAGGGGCCGCAGCGCAAAGGCAGACGTCGGGGGACGTctgtcatttctcttttttgcGGCTCCCTCTCTTTCTGGCGTGTCTGCTGGAAGCCGCGTTCGCGTCCTCTTGGGACTACTAACCTAAAGACCTCGTTTAAGAAGGACTGCCAACGTACTGACTGCAGTTAGGTGGCGGTCCCAAATTTCAATAATTCCAAGCTAAAAGTTGTGGCTTTCAATGCGCACCAAATAAAACGACGGAAATT
Proteins encoded:
- the LHX9 gene encoding LIM/homeobox protein Lhx9 isoform X3, whose product is MEIVGCRAEDSSCPFRPPAMLFHGISGGHIQGIMEEMERRSKTEARLAKGAQLNGRDAGMPPLSPEKPALCAGCGGKISDRYYLLAVDKQWHLRCLKCCECKLALESELTCFAKDGSIYCKEDYYRRFSVQRCARCHLGISASEMVMRARDSVYHLSCFTCSTCNKTLTTGDHFGMKDSLVYCRAHFETLLQGEYPPQLSYTELAAKSGGLALPYFNGTGTVQKGRPRKRKSPALGVDIVNYNSGCNENEADHLDRDQQPYPPSQKTKRMRTSFKHHQLRTMKSYFAINHNPDAKDLKQLAQKTGLTKRVLQGEQILGHYSQTSRRLKIP
- the LHX9 gene encoding LIM/homeobox protein Lhx9 isoform X4, with translation MLNGTTLEAAMLFHGISGGHIQGIMEEMERRSKTEARLAKGAQLNGRDAGMPPLSPEKPALCAGCGGKISDRYYLLAVDKQWHLRCLKCCECKLALESELTCFAKDGSIYCKEDYYRRFSVQRCARCHLGISASEMVMRARDSVYHLSCFTCSTCNKTLTTGDHFGMKDSLVYCRAHFETLLQGEYPPQLSYTELAAKSGGLALPYFNGTGTVQKGRPRKRKSPALGVDIVNYNSGCNENEADHLDRDQQPYPPSQKTKRMRTSFKHHQLRTMKSYFAINHNPDAKDLKQLAQKTGLTKRVLQGEQILGHYSQTSRRLKIP